A portion of the Scylla paramamosain isolate STU-SP2022 chromosome 32, ASM3559412v1, whole genome shotgun sequence genome contains these proteins:
- the LOC135089049 gene encoding leucine-rich repeat serine/threonine-protein kinase 1-like isoform X2 has protein sequence MADFVETDSPLPTPTLERKFSGSRQDPKSTPPFVRKGCFRRKGGGKAEGSSQKGDGRTKGKSSRKDHDKGGVVATSYRKLCHSLSSSRLSAKESHGPASTSQEPRPSPTVTRVTSTNGSVVTTPTHTIAQTIALHTKTTPDCSTGAGGEKQRSLGEKPVRRAVPARSSAAHREDSDEEEKTEEISVVCLSFKKISDTDTQFEANMTQPSAPDCAGQDSGRNDIMHTQTRRSGTAAKESDEGKDGGQVAVRSVRPTGWAEPLFRPEGSPSGRLRNKSAVAEEHTDIILRRQSGRSSDRKIPNTPERSVAVLRRGSLQDRCFMRWSTFTDFDFESAPTYFENSETCTEEKIEASPSRTRRKDVGSRCHRNTNESPQRREEGEVRKPGSSPLSQPVVGSETSLTEAVESKDPAPQREVALKKALMKLGAEFGKKSEKSTFDNLVSICSETMASSMRHCQAESPNEAPGKLTDVGREQAALLFGDIVKEFVARLPSDVDQIKTSLPTDPPISENFSGPHYLPSPEPPDTLKVMQEAIEKACDGLLATHVHEVPEEPPQAAPGSQAPETTDSAAPVSRDDTKTNTFVFPSFAKMEESKVLSRRGSMDRRASLDLQEFSRVRLSKTGKIEVVNDGSGTDDDLDREDEPQDSPRPPDDPPPASDTPPVTKRRPSLTERLSQWRLSWSFKNNPLPPQPLPVRSESLKLRAQQRRGSVPDFPSRRFSFSGTFNDLHRSYQSQQESSIAKAPPALRGKSFLEQPTSAAASRRRGSVASCLTLAPPQADSGYVRRASFDDRMKKGGKESVDKASDAFSYFLDYPVLHQDARELARQELHSALRESCSRGDVSRAKAILRDLGAEAQIIINSAPNGSNTLLFKACEEGQREMVRLLLDHGADGRIHPVTKYSPLYIACYYGRRDIAEMLLKKFPCLACVSTVERWLPLHACIINSHVSVLELLLKFPYPEEALHKYWDKTGQFEYDMAFDINMKDVTGQSALYLACYVGNQKLVDLLLKHRVQGHRVKSKEELEEGSLKDQETSSNDSKSSSRENTKSSLNANTDSAEKTEEVTSPTKHRISGGIQALMSKLNLVKTDNAHKDNMLSPLDIDMYCNSNTETALHIAVKNKHHIIVSMLLTAGANPNLRVYLPDDEMARLAEDEYIFTGSTALVEACRNRDLGMLDLLLKSHARDDECKALFIAAHAKDEVIVSKLLALKAHPDPEFKVNKRALDIKPSQQFSSLNVGSGGGVYSSLAPSTPVMINWHGQRCLSYLKDQWLVDASVNLNPKLRLSPRNQVIALYAITRLDISNNALTELPDMIFQLPSLKILNAAQNKIEKLPPSIGQFIDGTVTLPRKGSKKELFQGPLSVLEEVHLQDNRLDNLPDGIFTLPALQLLDVSNNKLSSLPYKIWTAPKLRELNVSLNLLHDLPVRPEGHGHDSGIGSDAMSEVSDEDSMSSMSDLHLSLPDDLTEESPARRKTPDPRGVLSLGKHGNVVTCCRRRELKHHSLWSSAVEIQESLMGVRETEEETLSNLQSLNLSHNSFMCVPNGLACLALSLNRLNLSYNRLTEMGSASSYPVGLKQLDLSHNRIRAWPTVARSESLESLESTVSSCYALAEITKNNKFLCPGRKYSQNLSVARARGGTSSPMGTSPTPGSCIHRRHMRLESLRTLILADNKLTRLSLYLDESDFSLVTEVDENEASPVRTSTPRKSWLLFPNLSMLDVSNNQLRDLPTTLHELTNLSVLNISGNDDITELPPEMGLLSRLWNLNTRGCSLQEPLKSMIESKKYKTMDVIGYLKSILEDARPYARMKLMIVGVQGIGKTSLLEQLRQEGTGSYRKKPVEHWAKRMGNKNINTRTSRGTSMSTVGVDIGDWIFEKKIRGHSNYGPVVFRTWDFGGQKEYYATHQYFLSKRSLYLVVWKISDGERGVAEILQWLVNIQARAPNSPVLIVGTHYDLVKEKFPPSWSEDLQQMIRDKFINVIDADKLGLPRVLDTIEVSCKTRHNVKLLCNLIYDTVFSLKTPGSKERLLEQRIPASYLALEDVIGVLALERRVQGRDPVLTADKYQTLVTQEMSSRGHRPFRDVAELNQATTFLHENGVMLHYEDATLKDLYFLDPQWLCDMLAHVVTIREINPFARNGIMKLDDLKHVFKSSTCAPVDAKSYIVNLLNKFEVALTWDNRTLLIPSLLPSEEQLRSGLPGTDVRIPVRSRGWAIRNKKFSTSTGSTIVGNSSFYMSSTEERKPRPLSSHGLTTEAIGSPKKEGADGSPALCPEPPAVQVTHRSAPHAAIRRLLLMSYFPSGFWSRLITRILADDTVVDIVRNYFVMPREVLNDRGLSSVLGGQAEWMCWQTGMELHYAHTTLFRMREVLPCFSHGTHHMPHGHGGPPPGSSQSSTQTNHLYYDYKSMRFLVRQEGMWSDVEVNSSAVLEICLPNEAVVIKRPFQDKEVANPAADILANGIQSVVLDPAPECVAKLLSLAVDHIDTLLEDWYPTLGTRFVHTSEGKFLVTRLVPCPVCLECHGQHEGPGNHPQARHLPDNWGSFVEMNPLYCSMTASQISQDLTASHSSSLERSLLTNSLLGSLAPSQQGHPATMPFGNVASSQPGGCNSSSSTPAGGGGGVSPAGAAAGVGGNMSPQLPRRSWGSRESYTSDGDSGVGAESTTSSLQGPIFISTRQSQRLPLIAASPALSSRKASAEGRPDLDNSANNEGESTGAQEVTPVVYSFMVEECILAAYTARSVPCPLHADLLLAQIAPDTVFLDLGDRYLVRPEVIKQGKLLGRGGFGFVFQGSCRNRLNGGPMDVALKMLQPVDPGPNARQSAIVAFKAAQSKWERDPLQYACKAYCSARQEVNILLSLRHQHIVPLVGVCPRPLALVLELAPQGALDQCLKHYQRSGGRLSLPTLQAVVLQVAKALEYLHGQHIIYRDLKSENVLVWELPPPFHHQPHPRVDVRLADYGISRASLPTGTKGFGGTEGFMAPEMMRHNGEEEYTEKVDCFSFGMFMYELLTTHQPYEHCDNVKEHVLEGGRPALTHRETEYPVYVLDLMVMCWSQQPRFRPSASQIVSIASAPEFTHLLDVASLDHSLNIIDAIRVPPAYVKDEDGELVMRELGNIWVSRTSPQLDMVGAGEWGWAGYTSIEGLPDTITAMCCVGEHVWLGDNAGNIHGYNTVDYCRVFSYCLEPDAPQSSPVRSLCSLHALGRVAVALLNGRLFLCSSDVTPTSPVLGEGSFVMTELAGSTHEIYCLAVTQTDNTWSLWCGGSQGTMSVFCLRDDGLVMSQDAVSHFTSSTPPASDSSADVFILHAPQNLSTVSPHLRNSIWSYVYPGCVVYHWDARDQKVVNRLDCSKLVPCSESLQSISIEEHLSPSHCQVTAVAVCGSEVYVGTKWGCVVVAEAESMRPITVFRPYENEVRAIVPLPPASVVLDPGSSEDQTDGFGGDREGVPSPTPLLATIGKGYRNLLGRYAPMPRSAHPEPAQAQRAMYCLLWRAHHWLNT, from the exons ATGGCAGACTTCGTGGAGACAGACAGCCCTTTACCCACGCCCACACTCGAGAGGAAGTTCAGCGGCTCCAGACAGGACCCTAAGAGCACCCCACCCTTCGTCAGGAAAGGCTGCTTCAGGAGGAAAGGTGGCGGGAAGGCGGAGGGCAGTAGCCAGAAGGGGGACGGCCGAACCAAAGGGAAAAGTTCGCGGAAGGATCACGATAAGGGCGGGGTGGTGGCGACCTCGTACAGGAAGTTATGCCACAGCCTCAGCTCGAGTCGCCTGAGCGCCAAGGAGAGCCACGGTCCCGCTAGCACCTCCCAGGAGCCTCGCCCCTCCCCCACCGTCACCCGCGTCACCAGCACAAACGGGTCGGTTGTCACCACGCCCACCCACACCATAGCTCAAACTATTGCCTTACACACAAAGACAACGCCTGATTGCAGCACCGGGGCCGGAGGGGAGAAGCAGCGCAGCTTAGGAGAGAAGCCAGTCCGGCGTGCCGTGCCTGCCAGAAGCAGCGCAGCGCACCGCGAGGACagtgacgaggaagagaagacggaggagaTCAGTGTGGTCTGTCTGAGCTTCAAGAAAATCAGTGATACAGACACACAATTTGAGGCAAACATGACCCAGCCCAGCGCCCCGGACTGCGCGGGACAGGATTCGGGAAGAAACGAcatcatgcacacacaaaccAGACGTTCAGGGACAGCAGCTAAGGAAAGTGATGAGGGCAAGGATGGTGGACAGGTGGCTGTTCGGTCCGTCCGGCCCACTGGCTGGGCAGAGCCGTTGTTCAGGCCTGAAGGGTCTCCCAGTGGGCGCCTCAGGAATAAGTCTGCCGTCGCTGAGGAGCACACGGATATAATACTGAGGCGACAGTCAGGCCGGAGCAGCGACAGGAAGATTCCAAACACTCCGGAGCGCAGCGTGGCTGTCCTCCGGCGGGGCAGCCTGCAGGACAGGTGCTTCATGCGATGGTCTACCTTCACCGACTTTGATTTTGAAAGCGCACCAACTTATTTTGAAAACTCAGAGACTTGCActgaagagaagatagaagccTCCCCCAGCAGGACGCGCAGAAAAGATGTTGGTTCCCGCTGCCACCGAAACACAAACGAGAGTCCTCAGAGACGCGAAGAGGGCGAGGTCAGGAAGCCTGGCTCCTCACCTCTCAGTCAGCCTGTTGTTGGTAGTGAAACAAGCCTGACTGAGGCTGTGGAAAGCAAGGACCCAGCGCCGCAGCGAGAGGTGGCCCTGAAGAAGGCTCTTATGAAGCTTGGTGCTGAATTTGGGAAAAAATCTGAGAAGTCCACTTTTGACAACTTGGTGAGCATCTGCAGCGAGACCATGGCGAGCAGCATGAGGCACTGCCAAGCAGAGTCTCCGAACGAGGCGCCCGGCAAGTTGACAGACGTGGGCAGGGAACAAGCAGCTCTTCTGTTTGGGGACATTGTGAAGGAGTTCGTCGCTAGACTCCCCTCCGATGTGGACCAGATAAAGACCAGCCTACCTACAGACCCGCCTATTTCTGAGAACTTTTCTGGTCCTCACTACTTGCCGTCACCAGAACCACCGGACACGCTGAAAGTGATGCAGGAGGCCATTGAGAAAGCCTGTGACGGGCTGCTGGCCACCCATGTCCATGAGGTGCCTGAAGAGCCTCCTCAAGCAGCGCCAGGCTCCCAGGCCCCTGAAACCACGGACTCAGCCGCCCCGGTGAGCCGTGACGACACCAAGACGAacacttttgtttttccttccttcgccaAGATGGAGGAGTCCAAGGTGCTCAGCCGGAGAGGCTCGATGGACAGGAGAGCCTCACTTGACCTCCAGGAGTTCTCAAGGGTCCGGTTAAGTAAGACTGGGAAAATCGAAGTGGTGAATGATGGTAGCGGAACTGACGATGATTTAGACCGCGAAGACGAGCCTCAAGACTCCCCCCGTCCCCCCGATGACCCGCCGCCCGCCAGCGACACTCCGCCCGTCACGAAACGCAGGCCCAGCCTAACAGAGCGGCTCAGTCAATGGCGCCTCTCATGGAGTTTCAAAAACAACCCGTTGCCGCCACAGCCGCTGCCAGTGAGGAGCGAGTCTCTCAAGCTCCGGGCGCAGCAGCGGAGGGGCAGTGTGCCGGACTTTCCTTCCCGTCGGTTCTCGTTTTCCGGGACATTTAATGATCTGCATCGCTCGTACCAGAGCCAGCAAGAGTCGAGCATCGCCAAGGCTCCTCCCGCACTGAGGGGGAAGAGCTTCCTCGAGCAGCCCACGTCCGCCGCCGCCAGTCGCAGGCGAGGCTCAGTGGCTTCCTGCCTCACCCTGGCGCCGCCCCAAGCCGACAGCGGATATGTCAGGAGGGCAAGTTTTGATGACCGAATGAAGAAAGGCGGCAAGGAGTCAGTGGACAAAGCCTCTGACGCCTTCTCTTACTTCTTGGACTAccctgtgctgcaccaag ATGCGCGAGAGTTGGCGCGGCAGGAGCTTCACTCTGCGCTGCGGGAGTCGTGCAGTCGCGGGGATGTGTCGCGCGCCAAGGCCATCCTGCGTGACCTTGGGGCCGAGGCGCAGATCATCATTAACTCTGCTCCCAATGGCTCCAACACGCTCCTCTTTAA GGCGTGTGAGGAGGGCCAGCGGGAGATGGTGCGGCTACTGCTGGACCATGGGGCGGATGGCAGGATCCACCCGGTCACCAAGTACTCACCCCTCTACATCGCCTGCTATTACGGCCGCAGGGACATTGCCGAGATGCTGCTCAAG AAGTTCCCGTGCCTGGCGTGTGTGTCTACAGTGGAGCGGTGGCTGCCCCTCCACGCCTGCATCATCAACAGCCACGTCTCTGTGCTGGAGTTGCTGCTCAAGTTTCCCTACCCAGAGGAAGCTCTCCATAAATACTG ggacaaGACGGGTCAGTTTGAATATGACATGGCCTTCGACATCAACATGAAGGATGTGACGGGACAGAGTGCCCTGTACCTGGCCTGTTATGTGGGCAACCAGAAACTTGTGGATTTACTGTTGAAGCACCGAGTCCAGGGCCACCGGGTGAAG AGTAAAGAGGAATTAGAGGAAGGAAGCCTGAAGGATCAGGAGACCAGCAGCAACGACTCCAAGTCCAGCAGCAGAGAGAACACCAAGAGCAGCCTTAATGCCAACACAGACTCGGCAGAAAAGACGGAGGAGGTGACAAGCCCCACCAAGCACCGCATCTCTGGGGGCATCCAGGCACTCATGTCCAAGCTGAACCTGGTCAAGACAGACAATGCTCACAAGGACAACATGTTATCCCCACTGGACATTGACATGTATTGTAACAGTAACACAG AAACTGCACTCCACATTGCTGTCAAGAACAAGCACCACATCATAGTGTCGATGCTCCTGACGGCAGGAGCCAACCCCAACCTGAGGGTGTACTTGCCAGATGATGAGATGGCACGGCTGGCAGAGGATGAGTACATTTTCACAG GGTCCACTGCCCTTGTGGAGGCATGCCGCAACAGGGACCTGGGCATGCTGGACCTGCTGCTGAAGAGCCATGCCCGGGATGACGAGTGCAAAGCACTCTTCATTGCTGCTCATGCCAAGGATGAAGTCATTGTGTCCAAGCTACTTGCCCTCAAG GCTCACCCTGATCCAGAGTTCAAGGTCAACAAGCGAGCCCTGGACATCAAACCTAGCCAGCAGTTCAGTTCCCTCAATGTGGGCAGTGGTGGGGGGGTGTACTCCTCTCTGGCCCCCTCCACCCCTGTCATGATCAACTGGCATGGCCAACGCTGTCTCTCCTACCTCAAG GATCAGTGGCTGGTGGATGCCTCAGTAAATCTGAACCCCAAGCTGAGGCTGAGTCCCCGTAACCAAGTCATTGCTCTGTACGCCATCACAAGGCTGGACATCTCCAACAATGCCCTCACAGAGCTGCCGGACATGATCTTCCAGCTGCCGAGCCTCAAG ATTCTAAATGCAGCCCAGAACAAGATAGAGAAGCTGCCTCCCTCCATTGGTCAGTTCATTGACGGCACTGTGACACTGCCCAGGAAAGGCTCAAAGAAAGAGTTGTTCCAAGGTCCTCTGTCTGTCCTGGAGGAAGTGCACTTACAG GACAATCGGTTGGACAACTTGCCGGATGGAATTTTCACCCTGCCAGCGCTGCAGCTCCTGGATGTGTCCAACAACAAGCTGTCCTCTCTCCCCTACAAGATCTGGACTGCACCAAAACTTAGGGAGCTCAATGTGTCCCTCAACCTGCTGCACGACCTTCCTGTGCGGCCTGAGGGTCACGGACATGATTCTG GAATTGGCTCAGATGCCATGAGTGAGGTCAGTGATGAAGACAGCATGTCATCCATGAGTGACCTTCACCTCAGTCTCCCAGATGACCTCACGGAAGAGTCTCCAGCTCGCCGCAAGACTCCCGACCCGAG AGGAGTGCTGTCTTTGGGGAAACACGGCAACGTGGTGACCTGCTGCCGGCGGCGTGAGCTGAAGCATCACAGCCTGTGGTCAAGCGCTGTAGAGATACAGGAGTCACTGATGGGGGTaagggaaacagaggaggaaactCTGTCCAATCTACAGTCCCTCAATCTGTCCCACAACTCCTTCATGTGCGTTCCCAACGGTTTGGCTTGCCTGGCACTCTCCCTCAACCGTCTCAACCTCAGCTACAATAG ACTAACAGAGATGGGCTCAGCAAGCAGCTACCCTGTGGGGCTGAAGCAGCTGGACCTCTCCCACAACCGCATCCGAGCCTGGCCCACTGTTGCCCGTAGTGAGTCCCTGGAGAGCCTTGAATCCACAGTCTCCTCCTGCTATGCTCTGGCTGAGATCACTAAGAACAACAAGTTCTTGTGTCCAG GCCGCAAGTATAGCCAGAACTTGAGTGTTGCCCGGGCTcggggaggaacaagctctccCATGGGCACCTCCCCCACCCCTGGCAGCTGCATCCACCGCCGCCATATGCGCCTGGAGTCGCTGCGCACTCTCATCCTGGCAGACAACAAGCTGACACGCCTTTCACTCTATCTGGATGAGAGTGACTTCTCTCTTGTGACTGAAGTTGATGAAAATGAA GCAAGCCCCGTCCGAACCAGCACTCCTCGAAAGTCTTGGTTACTCTTCCCCAACCTGTCAATGCTGGATGTGAGCAACAACCAGCTTCGGGACCTGCCCACCACCCTCCACGAGCTGACCAACCTCTCG GTCTTGAACATATCTGGCAATGACGACATCACAGAGCTTCCTCCAGAGATGGGCCTCCTCTCTCGCCTCTGGAACCTCAACACCCGAGGCTGTTCCCTGCAGGAGCCACTCAAGTCCATGATTGAAAGCAAGAAGTATAAAACCATGGATGTCATAGGTTACTTGAAG AGTATATTGGAGGATGCCAGACCCTATGCAAGAATGAAACTGATGATTGTGGGTGTGCAAGGGATTGGAAAGACATCCCTCTTGGAGCAGCTACGGCAGGAAGGAACTGGCTCCTACAGGAAGAAGCCAGTGGAG CACTGGGCCAAGAGGATGGGCAACAAGAACATCAACACCCGCACCTCCCGAGGCACCAGCATGTCAACTGTCGGCGTGGACATTGGGGACTGGATatttgagaagaaaataaggggtCACAGCAATTATGGTCCAGTAGTCTTCAG GACTTGGGACTTTGGAGGACAGAAGGAGTACTACGCCACACACCAGTACTTCCTGTCCAAACGCTCCCTGTACCTGGTGGTGTGGAAGATCAGCGATGGGGAGCGAGGGGTGGCTGAAATCCTGCAGTGGCTCGTCAACATCCAG GCCCGAGCTCCCAACTCTCCAGTGCTCATTGTGGGGACTCACTACGACCTGGTGAAGGAGAAATTCCCACCATCCTGGAGCGAGGACCTCCAGCAAATGATCCGTGACAAGTTCATCAACGTGATAGACGCAGACAAATTGGGTCTTCCAAGAGTCCTGGACACCATAGAG gtgAGCTGCAAGACAAGGCATAATGTTAAGCTTCTGTGCAACTTGATATATGACACTGTGTTCTCCCTCAAAACACCAG GGAGCAAAGAACGGCTTCTAGAGCAGCGGATCCCTGCCTCCTACCTGGCGCTGGAGGACGTGATAGGCGTTCTGGCTCTGGAGCGCCGGGTGCAGGGCCGTGACCCAGTGCTGACGGCAGACAAGTACCAGACCTTGGTGACCCAGGAGATGTCCAGCCGAGGTCACCGCCCCTTCAGGGATGTGGCGGAGCTCAACCAAGCCACCACCTTCCTGCACGAGAATG GTGTGATGCTGCACTATGAGGATGCCACTCTCAAGGACCTGTACTTCCTGGACCCTCAATGGCTCTGTGATATGCTGGCCCATGTGGTCACCATCAGGGAGATCAACCCCTTCGCTAGGAAtg GCATTATGAAGTTGGATGACCTCAAGCATGTGTTCAAGTCCTCAACGTGTGCCCCGGTGGATGCCAAGTCTTATATAGTGAATCTCCTCAACAAGTTTGAAGTGGCATTGACATGGGACAACAGGACACTGCTCATCCCCTCCCTGCTGCCCTCAGAGGAACAGCTGCGTAGTGGCCTGCCTGGGACGGATGTCAGG ATCCCTGTACGCTCAAGGGGCTGGGCCATCAGGAACAAGAAGTTCTCAACCTCTACTGGGTCTACCATAGTGGGGAACTCCTCCTTCTACATGAGTAGCACTGAGGAACGCAAACCTCGGCCACTCTCCTCTCATGGCCTCACTACAGAAGCCATAG GAAGCCCCAAAAAAGAAGGTGCTGATGGCAGTCCTGCATTGTGTCCTGAGCCCCCAGCAGTCCAAGTCACTCATCGCTCTGCTCCCCACGCTGCCATCCGCCGTCTCCTCCTCATGTCCTATTTCCCCTCTGGATTCTGGTCTCGACTGATCACCCGCATCCTGGCAGACGACACAGTGGTAGACATTGTCAGGAACTACTTTGTCATGCCACGAGAG GTGTTGAATGACCGAGGGCTATCATCAGTGCTGGGAGGGCAGGCAGAGTGGATGTGTTGGCAGACAGGTATGGAGCTGCACTATGCCCACACCACACTCTTCCGCATGAGGGAGGTGCTGCCATGCTTCTCACACGGCACCCACCACATGCCTCATGGACACGGCGGCCCCCCACCCGGCTCCTCACAGTCCTCCACACAAACCAATCACTTGTATTATGACTACAAGAGTATGCGCTTCCTTGTCCGCCAGGAGGGAATGTGGTCAGACGTAGAG GTGAACAGCTCAGCTGTTTTGGAGATTTGCCTACCCAATGAGGCTGTGGTGATCAAGAGACCCTTCCAAGACAAAGAGGTGGCCAATCCTGCAGCAGACATCCTTGCCAATGGCATCCAGAGTGTGGTGCTGGACCCGGCGCCGGAGTGCGTGGCCAAGCTGCTCTCCCTGGCCGTGGATCATATAGACACTCTGCTGGAGGACTG gTATCCTACACTGGGCACACGCTTTGTTCACACCAGTGAAGGAAAGTTCCTAGTGACCCGCCTGGTGCCTTGTCCTGTGTGTCTGGAGTGTCACGGGCAGCACGAGGGGCCGGGCAACCATCCCCAGGCCCGGCACCTCCCTGACAACTGGGGATCCTTTGTTGAGATGAACCCTTTGTACTGCTCCATGACAGCCTCTCAGATCTCCCAG GACCTGACTGCATCCCACAGCTCCTCTCTTGAGCGCTCACTCCTCACTAACAGTCTCCTGGGAAGTCTAGCTCCGTCCCAGCAG GGCCATCCTGCAACAATGCCCTTTGGTAATGTGGCTTCATCACAACCTGGGGGCTGcaactcttcctcatccaccccTGCCGGAGGGGGCGGGGGTGTCTCCCCAGCTGGTGCTGCAGCAGGTGTGGGAGGAAACATGTCGCCTCAGCTGCCAAGGCGTAGCTGGGGGTCCCGGGAGTCCTACACCTCAGATGGGGACAGTGGCGTTGGGGCCGAGTCCACCACCTCCAG cctACAAGGACCAATATTCATAAG CACAAGGCAAAGTCAAAGGCTTCCTCTCATCGCTGCCTCACCTGCCCTATCCAGTCGCAAGGCGTCGGCAGAGGGGCGGCCAGACCTAGACAACAGTGCCAACAACGAAGGTGAAAGTACCGGTGCCCAGGAGGTGACGCCGGTGGTCTACTCCTTCATGGTGGAAGAGTGTATCCTGGCTGCCTACACTGCCCGTTCCGTGCCCTGCCCACTCCACGCTGACTTGCTCCTGGCACAGATTGCTCCTGATACC GTGTTCCTGGATCTGGGTGACCGGTACTTGGTGCGGCCAGAGGTCAtcaaacaagggaagctgcttGGGCGTGGTGGCTTTGGGTTCGTCTTCCAGGGCTCCTGTCGCAACCGCCTCAATGGAGGACCCATGGATGTGGCCCTCAAGATGTTGCAGCCTGTCGACCCAGGACCCAACGCTCGACAGAGTGCCATTGTAGCTTTCAAG GCTGCCCAGAGCAAGTGGGAGAGAGACCCTCTGCAGTATGCCTGCAAAGCGTACTGCTCCGCCAGACAGGAGGTCAACATTCTGCTCTCCCTGCGACACCAACACATTGTGCCGCTGGTTGGGGTGTGCCCTCGCCCGCTGGCTCTGGTCCTGGAGCTGGCACCGCAGGGAGCGCTGGACCAGTGCCTCAAGCATTACCAGCGGTCTGGTGGCAGACTGTCCCTCCCCACCCTGCAAGCTGTGGTGCTACAG GTGGCTAAAGCCCTGGAGTACCTGCACGGCCAACACATTATCTACCGAGACCTGAAAAGCGAGAATGTGCTGGTGTGGGAACTGCCGCCACCCTTCCACCACCAGCCTCATCCTCGGGTGGATGTTCGCCTCGCAGACTATG GCATCAGCCGGGCCAGCTTACCCACAGGCACCAAAGGCTTCGGAGGCACAGAGGGCTTCATGGCACCAGAGATGATGAGGCACAATGGGGAGGAAGAATACACAGAGAAG GTGGACTGCTTCTCCTTTGGGATGTTTATGTATGAGCTGCTCACAACACACCAGCCATATGAGCACTGTGATAATGTGAAGGAACACGTTCTGGAGGGAGGACGGCCAGCACTCACACACAGG GAGACAGAGTACCCAGTGTATGTGCTGGATTTGATGGTGATGTGTTGGTCGCAGCAGCCAAGATTCCGACCCTCAGCCTCACAGATTGTTTCCATCGCCTCGGCTCCGGAGTTCACTCACCTGCTGGACGTGGCCTCTCTTGACCATTCCCTCAACATTATTGATGCCATCAGGGTGCCTCCAGCCTATGTCAAGGATGAAG ATGGGGAACTGGTGATGCGTGAGCTGGGGAACATCTGGGTGAGCCGCACCTCCCCTCAGCTGGACATGGTTGGGGCTGGGGAGTGGGGCTGGGCAGGGTACACCagcatagagggactgccagaCACAATCACTGCCATGTGTTGTGTGGGTGAGCACGTCTGGCTGGGTGACAATGCTGGCAACATTCATGGCTACAA CACGGTGGACTACTGCCGAGTGTTCAGCTATTGCTTGGAGCCTGATGCCCCTCAGTCCTCCCCCGTGCGCTCCCTCTGCAGCCTCCACGCCCTGGGCAGGGTGGCTGTAGCTCTCCTGAATGGTCGCCTTTTCCTGTGTAGCTCAGATGTCACACCCACTTCTCCTGTTCTGGGCGAGGGCAGCTTTGTCATGACAGAGTTGGCTGGCTCAACGCATGAAATCTACTGTCTTGCAGTTACCCAGACTGACAACACTTG GTCACTATGGTGTGGGGGCAGCCAGGGCACCATGAGTGTGTTTTGCTTGCGGGATGATGGTCTGGTGATGAGTCAAGATGCTGTGTCACACTTCACCAGCTCAACACCTCCAGCAAGTGATTCCTCTGCTGACGTGTTCATACTTCACGCTCCACAAAATCTCTCCACAGTCTCTCCTCATCTCAGAAACTCTATCTGGTCTTATGTCTACCCTg GGTGTGTTGTGTATCACTGGGATGCCAGGGATCAGAAGGTGGTGAACCGACTCGACTGCTCCAAGCTGGTGCCATGTTCTGAAAGCCTGCAGTCCATCAGCATAGAGGAGCACCTGTCCCCATCACACTGCCAG GTGACGGCAGTGGCTGTGTGTGGCAGTGAGGTGTATGTGGGCACTAAGTGGGGCTGTGTGGTAGTGGCAGAAGCTGAGTCAATGCGTCCCATCACTGTGTTCAGGCCATATGAAAATGAGGTTCGTGCAatagttcctcttcctccagcatcTGTGGTCTTGGATCCAGGCAGCTCTGAGGACCAGACTGATGGTTTTGGTGGGGACAGGGAAGGGGTGCCAAGTCCCACTCCTCTGCTGGCCACCATAGGGAAGGGTTACAGGAACCTCTTGGGCCGCTATGCACCCATGCCCAGGTCAGCTCATCCTGAGCCAGCACAGGCACAGAGGGCCATGTACTGCTTACTTTGGAGAGCACATCACTGGCTCAACACATGA